One part of the Pogoniulus pusillus isolate bPogPus1 chromosome 8, bPogPus1.pri, whole genome shotgun sequence genome encodes these proteins:
- the OMA1 gene encoding metalloendopeptidase OMA1, mitochondrial isoform X1, producing MNIIWGLKLPCRSCVFFHLVSLSKQGKCNNVYRSYAGYCRTQAPFTRDKSQRLDLSGSARNSALTGNPDCYKTFISEGQRCLLNVSNTEVHKNAHHSLGRFCFRSPWTQWKKTPSFQNNSAGQRHPQPLSSWDIQVFRYFHTSPSFQAAPVPLFWIIIKPAQKLLAIILGRSIRNWWKALPPNKRELVKQSARKNKWKILLGVSSLGVLFVIFYFTHLEETPMTGRPRLLVFGKEHFRELSQMEYDMWMEEFQSKMLPETDTRYQVVETVLGHLSESNKDIPRISALQWVIHVVDEPDINAFVLPNGQVFVFTGLLDAVSDVHQLSFILGHEIAHAVLEHAAEKASLVHLLDFLSLIFLTLIWAICPRDSLAVVGQWIQSKLKEFVFARPYSRILEAEADKVGLELAAKACVDVRASSVFWQQMEVARNIQGEPKLPEWLSTHPSHENRAEHLDRLIPEALKIRESCNCPSLSGPDPRLVFKRNIQYLLELSKDQETSNSTKQELSKPKPDFPPKVENMPVAFAVKPTN from the exons ATGAACATCATCTGGGGTCTGAAGTTGCCatgcaggagctgtgttttCTTTCATCTGGTTTCTTTGAGCAAGCAGGGGAAGTGCAATAATGTCTACAGATCTTACGCAGGATATTGCCGAACTCAGGCCCCTTTTACACGAGATAAAAGTCAGAGGCTAGATTTAAGTGGAAGTGCTAGAAACTCTGCTTTGACTGGAAACCCTGACTGCTATAAAACCTTCATCAGTGAAGGACAGAGATGTCTTTTGAATGTCTCAAACACAGAAGTGCACAAGAATGCACACCACAGTTTGGGAAGATTTTGCTTCCGTTCTCCTTGGACACAGTGGAAGAAGACTCCATCCTTCCAGAATAATTCTGCAGGGCAACGACACCCACAGCCTCTTTCTTCTTGGGACATTCAGGTCTTCAGATATTTTCACACATCGCCATCGTTTCAGGCTGCACCAGTTCCTCTTTTCTGGATTATTATTAAGCCAGCTCAAAAGCTGCTTGCTATCATTCTTGGCAG GAGCATAAGAAATTGGTGGAAGGCACTTCCTCCTAATAAACGGGAACTTGTGAAACAAAGTGCAAGAAAGAATAAGTGGAAGATACTCCTGGGTGTCAGTAGCTTAGGAGTTCTATTTGTCATATTTTATTTTACTCACTTAGAGGAGACACCCATGACTGGGCGTCCTCGGCTGTTGGTGTTTGGAAAAGAGCATTTTAGGGAACTGTCACAGATGGAGTACGATATG TGGATGGAGGAATTCCAAAGTAAAATGTTACCTGAGACAGATACACGCTACCAGGTGGTGGAGACAGTTTTGGGGCACTTATCTGAAAGCAATAAGGACATCCCACGGATCTCAGCCCTCCAGTGGGTTATCCATGTGGTAGATGAACCAGATATAAATGCTTTTGTGCTTCCT AATGGTCAAGTGTTTGTTTTCACGGGCTTGCTAGATGCGGTTTCTGATGTTCATCAGCTGTCTTTCATTCTGGGACATGAAATAGctcatgctgtgctggagcacgCA GCAGAAAAAGCCAGTCTGGTTCACTTGTTGGATTTTCTGTCACTCATCtttctcactctgatttgggcCATCTGTCCTCGTGATAGTCTGGCAGTTGTTGGCCAGTGGATTCAGAGTAAGCTGAAGGAG TTTGTGTTTGCCAGGCCATACAGCAGAATACTGGAGGCTGAAGCTGATAAAGTGGGACTTGAGCTTGCAGCAAAG GCATGTGTGGATGTACGAGCAAGCAGTGTGTTTTGGCAACAGATGGAAGTAGCCAGAAACATTCAAGGGGAGCCCAAGTTACCAGAGTGGCTCTCCACGCACCCCTCTCATGAAAACAGAGCTGAGCACCTAGACCGGCTTATCCCAGAG GCTCTTAAAATAAGAGAGAGCTGCAACTGCCCATCTCTTTCTGGACCAGATCCTCGCCTCGTTTTCAAACGTAACATTCAGTATCTCCTGGAGTTGTCCAAAGACCAAGAAACCTCAAATTCTACAAAGCAAGAGCTCTCAAAACCAAAACCGGATTTTCCTCCCAAAGTGGAAAATATGCCAGTAGCTTTTGCAGTTAAACCTACAAACTAA
- the OMA1 gene encoding metalloendopeptidase OMA1, mitochondrial isoform X2: MNIIWGLKLPCRSCVFFHLVSLSKQGKCNNVYRSYAGYCRTQAPFTRDKSQRLDLSGSARNSALTGNPDCYKTFISEGQRCLLNVSNTEVHKNAHHSLGRFCFRSPWTQWKKTPSFQNNSAGQRHPQPLSSWDIQVFRYFHTSPSFQAAPVPLFWIIIKPAQKLLAIILGRSIRNWWKALPPNKRELVKQSARKNKWKILLGVSSLGVLFVIFYFTHLEETPMTGRPRLLVFGKEHFRELSQMEYDMWMEEFQSKMLPETDTRYQVVETVLGHLSESNKDIPRISALQWVIHVVDEPDINAFVLPNGQVFVFTGLLDAVSDVHQLSFILGHEIAHAVLEHAAEKASLVHLLDFLSLIFLTLIWAICPRDSLAVVGQWIQSKLKEFVFARPYSRILEAEADKVGLELAAKACVDVRASSVFWQQMEVARNIQGEPKLPEWLSTHPSHENRAEHLDRLIPELHRNLLLQSFPPERLY; encoded by the exons ATGAACATCATCTGGGGTCTGAAGTTGCCatgcaggagctgtgttttCTTTCATCTGGTTTCTTTGAGCAAGCAGGGGAAGTGCAATAATGTCTACAGATCTTACGCAGGATATTGCCGAACTCAGGCCCCTTTTACACGAGATAAAAGTCAGAGGCTAGATTTAAGTGGAAGTGCTAGAAACTCTGCTTTGACTGGAAACCCTGACTGCTATAAAACCTTCATCAGTGAAGGACAGAGATGTCTTTTGAATGTCTCAAACACAGAAGTGCACAAGAATGCACACCACAGTTTGGGAAGATTTTGCTTCCGTTCTCCTTGGACACAGTGGAAGAAGACTCCATCCTTCCAGAATAATTCTGCAGGGCAACGACACCCACAGCCTCTTTCTTCTTGGGACATTCAGGTCTTCAGATATTTTCACACATCGCCATCGTTTCAGGCTGCACCAGTTCCTCTTTTCTGGATTATTATTAAGCCAGCTCAAAAGCTGCTTGCTATCATTCTTGGCAG GAGCATAAGAAATTGGTGGAAGGCACTTCCTCCTAATAAACGGGAACTTGTGAAACAAAGTGCAAGAAAGAATAAGTGGAAGATACTCCTGGGTGTCAGTAGCTTAGGAGTTCTATTTGTCATATTTTATTTTACTCACTTAGAGGAGACACCCATGACTGGGCGTCCTCGGCTGTTGGTGTTTGGAAAAGAGCATTTTAGGGAACTGTCACAGATGGAGTACGATATG TGGATGGAGGAATTCCAAAGTAAAATGTTACCTGAGACAGATACACGCTACCAGGTGGTGGAGACAGTTTTGGGGCACTTATCTGAAAGCAATAAGGACATCCCACGGATCTCAGCCCTCCAGTGGGTTATCCATGTGGTAGATGAACCAGATATAAATGCTTTTGTGCTTCCT AATGGTCAAGTGTTTGTTTTCACGGGCTTGCTAGATGCGGTTTCTGATGTTCATCAGCTGTCTTTCATTCTGGGACATGAAATAGctcatgctgtgctggagcacgCA GCAGAAAAAGCCAGTCTGGTTCACTTGTTGGATTTTCTGTCACTCATCtttctcactctgatttgggcCATCTGTCCTCGTGATAGTCTGGCAGTTGTTGGCCAGTGGATTCAGAGTAAGCTGAAGGAG TTTGTGTTTGCCAGGCCATACAGCAGAATACTGGAGGCTGAAGCTGATAAAGTGGGACTTGAGCTTGCAGCAAAG GCATGTGTGGATGTACGAGCAAGCAGTGTGTTTTGGCAACAGATGGAAGTAGCCAGAAACATTCAAGGGGAGCCCAAGTTACCAGAGTGGCTCTCCACGCACCCCTCTCATGAAAACAGAGCTGAGCACCTAGACCGGCTTATCCCAGAG CTTCACAGAAATCTTCTGTTACAAAGCTTTCCACCTGAAAGACTTTATTAA